The following are from one region of the Procambarus clarkii isolate CNS0578487 chromosome 52, FALCON_Pclarkii_2.0, whole genome shotgun sequence genome:
- the LOC138352137 gene encoding integrase/recombinase xerD homolog has translation MADGETLHHFQCVPMLLPRDAAALVPATRRPRRDADNSSRAPPALQLHPATVRTLFNSLQPATRRTYRAKWVEYAAYVSAGRRGECPFDAAPSTLVNFLQSLLSRGLAFRSLHAYLAAIAFVCKLHGRRDPTRQFLVTQLLKGARNSAQWAPARRLPVTRSLLYRLLRALGGVCNSAYEKSCYRALFSLAFHACLRPGEAVYVEHGRHTLNLEQVSFTTAGIDIVFNTYKHSVGRTPTLSLRANPSSMYCPVRALSKYFNYRGVGPGPIFKHAAGAPVTR, from the exons ATGGCGGATGGGGAAACGCTCCATCACTTTCAATGTGTGCCGATGCTTCTTCCAAGGG ATGCTGCCGCCCTTGTTCCTGCGACACGCAGGCCTCGCCGAGACGCCGACAACAGTTCCCGCGCACCTCCTGCCCTGCAACTTCACCCTGCAACTGTGAGGACCCTATTCAACTCCCTGCAGCCAGCGACGAGGCGTACTTACAGGGCTAAGTGGGTGGAGtatgccgcctacgtctcggcaggGCGGCGAGGAGAATGCCCCTTTGATGCTGCACCTTCGACCCTGGTGAACTTCCTGCAATCTCTGCTCTCGCGGGGCCTGGCTTTCCGTTCTCTGCACGCCTATCTAGCGGCCATCGCCTTCGTCTGCAAGCTACACGGTAGGAGGGACCCAACACGGCAGTTCCTGGTCACCCAACTCCTCAAAGGGGCACGTAACTCCGCACAGTGGGCCCCTGCACGGCGTCTCCCTGTGACGAGGAGCCTCCTGTATCGCCTGCTGCGGGCACTGGGAGGCGTATGTAACTCTGCCTATGAGAAGTCTTGCTACAGGGCGCTCTTTTCCCTGGCTTTCCACGCCTGCCTACGCCCGGGTGAGGCGGTCTACGTGGAGCATGGACGACACACGCTCAACCTTGAGCAGGTATCATTTACGACGGCAGGAATAGATATCGTCTTCAACACCTACAAGCACAGCGTAGGTCGCACGCCCACCCTCTCCCTGAGAGCGAACCCTTCCAGCATGTACTGCCCGGTCCGCGCTCTGTCTAAATACTTTAACTACAGGGGCGTGGGCCCGGGGCCCATATTCAAACACGCCGCaggcgctcctgtcaccaggtga